A single genomic interval of Pyrobaculum arsenaticum DSM 13514 harbors:
- the galT gene encoding galactose-1-phosphate uridylyltransferase, with the protein MEIRKNPFTEEYTLVAPHRLRRPWQPQDFCPFCPGAPETGHGWDVLIIPNKYPLLVENPPGPIGHVLFPTFPARGSTLVVVETPQHDVDDISDLPSDHVAKVLAAVVEAQRKTERDPHAVYFLFFRNKGKEIGVSLTHPHSQIYVLPVVPPRVELEMRNSEKWYKTHGQCLHCRVVSEEEGRVVYQNASWRAFVPFYARWPHEVHIYPRRHVSRLTELTPEEVSELADALKKTLCALKKATEKPMPYILVLHQAPLRQSLPYYHLHFEIYGMYRPDGKLKHAAGAELGASLYTLETTPEEAAERLRKAATTCGG; encoded by the coding sequence ATGGAGATTAGGAAGAACCCCTTCACCGAGGAGTACACCCTAGTCGCTCCCCACCGCCTCCGCCGCCCTTGGCAACCCCAGGACTTCTGCCCCTTCTGCCCAGGAGCCCCCGAGACGGGCCACGGCTGGGACGTATTGATAATTCCCAACAAATACCCCCTTCTTGTGGAAAATCCTCCTGGACCCATCGGCCATGTCCTATTTCCCACATTCCCCGCCAGGGGGTCAACGCTGGTGGTAGTCGAGACGCCTCAACACGACGTCGACGACATAAGCGACCTGCCGAGCGACCACGTGGCGAAGGTTCTCGCCGCAGTTGTGGAGGCGCAGAGAAAAACAGAGAGAGACCCACACGCCGTCTACTTCCTGTTTTTTAGAAATAAGGGGAAGGAAATTGGCGTGTCGCTTACCCACCCACACTCCCAGATATACGTACTCCCCGTAGTCCCTCCCAGAGTGGAGCTGGAGATGAGGAACTCCGAGAAGTGGTACAAAACACACGGGCAGTGCCTCCACTGCAGAGTGGTTTCAGAGGAGGAGGGGAGGGTGGTGTACCAAAACGCGTCGTGGCGGGCCTTTGTCCCCTTCTACGCCAGGTGGCCCCACGAAGTGCACATATACCCCAGAAGGCACGTCAGTAGGCTCACCGAGCTGACCCCCGAGGAGGTGTCGGAACTAGCTGACGCGTTGAAGAAAACCCTCTGCGCCTTGAAAAAGGCCACAGAGAAGCCCATGCCCTACATCCTCGTGCTTCACCAGGCCCCCCTCCGCCAGTCACTGCCCTACTACCACCTCCACTTCGAGATATACGGCATGTACAGGCCAGACGGGAAACTGAAACACGCCGCGGGTGCAGAGCTAGGAGCCTCGCTCTATACGCTTGAAACTACGCCAGAAGAGGCGGCGGAGAGGCTGAGAAAAGCCGCTACAACATGCGGCGGATGA
- a CDS encoding galactokinase family protein: protein MEALVKASAPGRLDFLNTHQDYKGLPVVSVAVDLRTTVTLRRGEEFEITSLNTGERCHFSKPLIEGRSFCDYVKAAVISVEREGVVLRGFSGELYSDIPIGAGMASSAAMLVALVGAMLRLAGRGADLYTVAELAYRAEREVLGVPCGRLDQYGSAFGKVAVIYPKPPVRVERLEMRGGVFVVLDSGIRHSTAEIHPKRQAELQEAVEILREALGVESEGYWDFPWEVLEARRGVVETLPQPLRDRVLFTLEMQKSTERALAYLRGADVDKALREVGREMLYQHHLLSRLYEVSLPKLDQLVEEAVAAGAYGAKLSGAGLGGVVIALAPNREVAERVGQLSSAERWWVVEIDEGLRYGD, encoded by the coding sequence GTGGAGGCTTTGGTGAAGGCCTCGGCTCCGGGTAGGCTAGACTTCCTCAACACACACCAGGACTACAAAGGCCTCCCAGTAGTCTCAGTGGCGGTGGATTTGCGGACAACGGTGACCCTGCGGAGGGGGGAAGAGTTTGAAATAACGTCTCTTAACACGGGGGAGAGGTGCCATTTCAGCAAGCCCCTTATAGAGGGGAGGTCTTTCTGCGATTATGTTAAGGCGGCGGTGATCTCCGTCGAGAGGGAGGGGGTCGTGCTGAGGGGCTTCTCGGGCGAGCTTTACTCCGATATTCCGATAGGCGCGGGCATGGCTAGCAGCGCGGCGATGCTCGTGGCGCTGGTGGGGGCCATGTTGAGGCTCGCCGGGAGAGGCGCCGATTTATACACCGTCGCAGAGCTGGCGTACAGGGCTGAGAGGGAGGTTTTGGGAGTGCCCTGCGGCAGGTTGGACCAATACGGCTCGGCCTTCGGGAAGGTGGCGGTAATTTACCCCAAGCCGCCGGTGAGGGTAGAGAGGCTTGAGATGCGGGGCGGCGTCTTCGTGGTGCTAGACAGCGGTATTAGGCACAGCACTGCTGAGATTCACCCAAAGCGCCAGGCGGAGCTCCAGGAGGCCGTGGAGATCCTAAGAGAGGCACTAGGCGTAGAGAGCGAGGGCTACTGGGACTTCCCGTGGGAGGTGCTAGAAGCCAGGAGGGGTGTTGTTGAGACGCTTCCGCAGCCGCTTAGGGATAGGGTGCTCTTTACCTTGGAAATGCAGAAGTCGACCGAGCGGGCGCTTGCCTACCTGAGAGGGGCAGACGTGGATAAGGCGCTGAGGGAGGTGGGGCGCGAGATGCTTTACCAACACCACCTCCTTTCCCGGCTTTACGAGGTGTCTCTGCCCAAGCTAGACCAGCTGGTGGAGGAGGCCGTCGCGGCCGGGGCCTACGGGGCTAAGCTCTCGGGCGCAGGCCTGGGCGGGGTTGTAATTGCCCTTGCCCCAAATAGAGAAGTCGCAGAGAGGGTAGGACAACTCTCAAGCGCGGAGAGGTGGTGGGTAGTGGAGATAGACGAGGGGCTGAGGTATGGAGATTAG
- a CDS encoding site-2 protease family protein: MAISLVVLSLGFSIVLARSGPLGVVRWWDVLLLFPFVAFVLLFAFLGHELAHRQVARRLGYYAYYQAYYYLLPLAVILPLFFGFVFAAPGAVVISPYRLYGGGDPRRDEFFIAASGPVANIAFALVGLLLWETSPFWQFFAYINAWLAFFNLLPIPPLDGSKMVKTKPALWLPTIVAAGLLVWRLW; the protein is encoded by the coding sequence ATGGCTATCTCACTAGTTGTGCTTTCCTTAGGCTTCTCGATTGTGCTTGCACGTAGCGGACCATTGGGTGTTGTTCGCTGGTGGGACGTCCTCCTCCTTTTCCCCTTTGTGGCCTTCGTCTTATTATTTGCCTTTCTGGGCCACGAGTTGGCTCATAGACAGGTGGCCAGGAGGCTCGGCTACTATGCATACTACCAGGCTTACTATTACTTGTTGCCTCTCGCGGTGATTCTCCCGCTCTTCTTCGGCTTTGTCTTCGCGGCGCCTGGCGCCGTTGTGATTTCGCCTTACCGCCTATACGGCGGCGGAGACCCGAGGCGGGATGAGTTTTTTATAGCCGCCAGCGGCCCCGTTGCCAACATTGCCTTTGCGTTGGTGGGACTGCTCCTCTGGGAGACCTCTCCCTTCTGGCAATTCTTCGCTTACATAAACGCCTGGCTCGCCTTCTTCAACCTTCTGCCAATACCGCCGCTTGACGGTAGCAAGATGGTGAAAACAAAGCCGGCCCTATGGCTCCCCACGATAGTGGCGGCGGGGTTGTTGGTGTGGAGGCTTTGGTGA
- the hepT gene encoding type VII toxin-antitoxin system HepT family RNase toxin — protein MDKIRLFKLLAEVSRGIVLIEKILEKPLEALLKDDEAVYALRYAVIQVVEAAAQIGLALVRGRGPLPESYGEVFEAMGQLGILTGETAQYMRRFAGLRNLLVHRYWEVDDARLYRELKEGGLLFLKRFAEEVGEYVDKVV, from the coding sequence GTGGACAAGATCAGGCTGTTTAAACTACTGGCAGAGGTCTCGAGAGGCATCGTCCTAATAGAGAAGATCTTAGAGAAGCCGCTGGAGGCGTTGCTCAAAGATGACGAGGCCGTTTATGCGTTAAGATACGCCGTTATTCAGGTTGTAGAAGCGGCGGCTCAAATAGGGCTAGCCCTAGTGAGAGGCCGAGGCCCTTTGCCGGAGAGCTATGGGGAGGTGTTTGAAGCCATGGGCCAGCTCGGCATATTAACAGGGGAGACGGCTCAGTACATGCGCCGCTTCGCCGGCTTGAGAAACCTCCTAGTGCACAGATATTGGGAGGTGGACGATGCCAGGCTGTATAGAGAGCTCAAGGAAGGCGGCCTACTTTTTTTAAAACGGTTCGCAGAAGAGGTGGGCGAGTATGTCGATAAGGTGGTTTAA
- a CDS encoding nucleotidyltransferase domain-containing protein — protein sequence MSIRWFNLEPAERERVERILAQLLTSEEKVALAFIFGSFLEGGPFRDIDVAIWLAEEGDPVDAALYAEKLAARLTKAVGIPVDVAVINFGPGWLKHRALRGKPLVVKDEVAYAALWANVIDERLGLAHHEHAQE from the coding sequence ATGTCGATAAGGTGGTTTAACCTCGAACCAGCAGAGAGGGAGAGAGTTGAGAGGATCTTAGCGCAGTTGCTCACAAGCGAGGAAAAGGTGGCGCTCGCCTTCATATTCGGAAGCTTCCTAGAAGGAGGGCCCTTCAGGGATATCGACGTCGCCATCTGGCTGGCGGAGGAGGGCGACCCCGTAGATGCGGCGCTTTACGCCGAGAAGCTCGCCGCCAGGCTTACAAAAGCCGTTGGGATCCCCGTAGACGTGGCGGTGATAAACTTCGGCCCCGGCTGGCTCAAACACAGAGCCCTCAGGGGCAAGCCCCTTGTTGTAAAAGACGAAGTAGCCTACGCCGCGCTGTGGGCCAACGTAATTGACGAGCGCCTCGGCCTTGCCCACCACGAACACGCGCAAGAATAG
- a CDS encoding nucleotidyltransferase domain-containing protein: MEVVVGRSFKVSLDALKSFPWGKYVKFAFLFGSTASRGFGNDLDIAISEIGLEALGELLAELVKRLSLPEDYIDLVVVTERTPCPLVLEALKGVPLYVADWDEVYRYFNVCQDQQIDSRKLKLLETALDAIWRR; encoded by the coding sequence GTGGAAGTAGTGGTGGGACGGAGCTTCAAGGTGTCGCTAGACGCGCTCAAGTCGTTCCCCTGGGGGAAGTACGTCAAATTCGCCTTCCTCTTCGGCTCAACAGCCTCGAGGGGTTTCGGAAACGACTTAGACATAGCGATCTCTGAGATAGGCCTCGAGGCTCTGGGGGAGCTGTTGGCCGAGTTGGTCAAACGCCTATCGTTGCCGGAGGACTACATAGATTTGGTTGTTGTGACCGAGAGGACGCCTTGCCCCTTGGTCCTCGAGGCACTGAAGGGCGTGCCGCTTTACGTCGCGGACTGGGACGAGGTCTATAGGTATTTTAACGTGTGTCAAGACCAGCAGATCGACTCAAGGAAGCTCAAGCTGTTAGAAACAGCGCTCGACGCGATATGGCGAAGGTGA
- a CDS encoding DUF86 domain-containing protein, giving the protein MAKVRALLEFIAKLSAYLDGVVERGYDLSNWDDLMRILHALQLQAQALIDMAQRAASLLGEPAQTYMEAGEALRRRGVLNPQDLTLYRSVVGFRNVVVHGYVSLDTAKVEEVLRKRLYRRILELAEKINAHLPDP; this is encoded by the coding sequence ATGGCGAAGGTGAGGGCCCTCCTCGAGTTTATCGCCAAGCTGTCCGCGTATCTAGACGGAGTAGTTGAGAGGGGCTACGACTTGTCCAACTGGGACGACTTGATGAGAATACTCCACGCGCTGCAACTACAAGCACAGGCCCTAATCGATATGGCGCAGAGGGCGGCCTCCCTGCTGGGGGAGCCGGCTCAGACGTATATGGAGGCAGGCGAGGCGCTACGAAGGCGCGGGGTGCTGAACCCCCAAGACCTCACGCTCTACCGCTCCGTGGTGGGCTTCAGAAACGTCGTGGTCCACGGCTACGTCTCGCTGGACACGGCCAAGGTCGAGGAGGTCCTCAGGAAGAGGCTTTACAGAAGGATCCTAGAGTTGGCGGAAAAGATCAATGCGCACCTCCCCGATCCCTAA